From Salvelinus sp. IW2-2015 linkage group LG33, ASM291031v2, whole genome shotgun sequence, one genomic window encodes:
- the LOC111957672 gene encoding vesicle-associated membrane protein 8 isoform X6 produces MDNDLEQGEVVEQDKVRTLQSQVEGVKDIMTQNVDRILARGERLDDLMGKSEDLQAGAEDFKHTSQKVARSYWWKNMKLWVVIVVIVLVIILIIVLLSTGVIPTSTPVPSLPKPTKIPN; encoded by the exons ATGGATAATGATTTG gAGCAGGGAGAGGTGGTGGAGCAGGACAAGGTGAGGACCCTGCAGTCTCAGGTGGAGGGAGTGAAGGACATCATGACCCAGAACGTGGACCGGATCCTGGCCCGGGGAGAGAGGCTGGACGACTTGATGGGCAAGTCAGAGGACCTGCAGGCTGGG GCTGAGGACTTCAAGCACACGTCCCAGAAGGTGGCTCGCTCCTACTGGTGGAAGAACATGAAGCTGTGGGTGGTGATCGTGGTCATTGTCCTCGTCATAATCCTCATCATCGTACTGCTCAGCACTGGCGTCATCCCAACCAGCACCCCTGTTCCCTCACTCCCCAAACCTACTAAAATACCAAACTAG